Proteins encoded together in one Miscanthus floridulus cultivar M001 chromosome 16, ASM1932011v1, whole genome shotgun sequence window:
- the LOC136513029 gene encoding beta-carotene isomerase D27, chloroplastic-like isoform X1 gives MATQLATRGLPLTSGGPPSCAVSCSSCPPSSPQLGRRPSRRFRCSSPQVDAAAAAPPGKGGKYRPSFADDLLLAFFRSKMVEEVGWDSEKPGYAGLMEVTNRLMVKGKSALETEQAAFSVSLFYNRQVRVLQSLFPPLLLVLYKGLLSPIANGQLAAMMLARATALSCQWLMGPCSVNSVTLPDGKSWSSGVFVEKCKYLEESKCLGICINTCKLPTQTFFKDHMGVDLYMEPNFEDYSCQFNFGVPPPPLDTDKALKEPCLDICTNARRRRELGRNSSPDVLSCPQV, from the exons ATGGCGACGCAGCTCGCGACCCGCGGCCTTCCCCTCACCTCTGGCGGCCCGCCTTCTTGCGCCGTCTCCTGCTCCTCGTGCCCGCCCTCGTCTCCCCAGCTCGGTCGCCGGCCTAGCCGCCGGTTCCGCTGCTCCTCGCCACAG GTcgatgcagcggcggcggcgccgccggggAAGGGCGGCAAGTACCGGCCCTCCTTCGCAGACGACCTCCTCCTCGCCTTCTTCCGGAGCAAGATGGTGGAG GAGGTTGGATGGGATTCCGAAAAGCCAGGGTATGCTGGGCTAATGGAGGTGACAAACCGTCTCATGGTTAAGGGAAAGAGTGCTTTGGAGACTGAGCAAGCTGCT TTTTCTGTGTCACTTTTTTACAACCGCCAGGTCCGAGTACTACAGTCATTGTTTCCGCCTCTCTTGCTTGTTCTTTACAAAGGTCTTTTATCGCCAATTGCTAATGGTCAACTAGCTGCCATGATGCTTG CTAGAGCGACAGCACTTTCATGCCAATGGTTGATGGGCCCATGCTCAGTTAATTCAGTCACTCTGCCTGATGGAAAATCTTGGTCAAGTGGG GTGTTCGTTGAGAAATGCAAGTATCTGGAAGAGAGCAAATGCCTTGGCATTTGCATCAACACATGCAAACTACCAACTCAG ACTTTCTTCAAAGATCACATGGGCGTAGATTTGTACATGGAGCCAAATTTTGAAGATTATAGCTGCCAG TTCAACTTCGGGGTGCCACCTCCACCTCTTGATACTGACAAAGCCCTCAAGGAACCGTGCTTGGACATCTGCACAAATGCGAGACGGCGCAGAGAGCTCGGAAGAAATAGTAGCCCAGATGTTCTCAGTTGCCCCCAAGTTTGA
- the LOC136513029 gene encoding beta-carotene isomerase D27, chloroplastic-like isoform X2, translating into MATQLATRGLPLTSGGPPSCAVSCSSCPPSSPQLGRRPSRRFRCSSPQVDAAAAAPPGKGGKYRPSFADDLLLAFFRSKMVEEVGWDSEKPGYAGLMEVTNRLMVKGKSALETEQAAVRVLQSLFPPLLLVLYKGLLSPIANGQLAAMMLARATALSCQWLMGPCSVNSVTLPDGKSWSSGVFVEKCKYLEESKCLGICINTCKLPTQTFFKDHMGVDLYMEPNFEDYSCQFNFGVPPPPLDTDKALKEPCLDICTNARRRRELGRNSSPDVLSCPQV; encoded by the exons ATGGCGACGCAGCTCGCGACCCGCGGCCTTCCCCTCACCTCTGGCGGCCCGCCTTCTTGCGCCGTCTCCTGCTCCTCGTGCCCGCCCTCGTCTCCCCAGCTCGGTCGCCGGCCTAGCCGCCGGTTCCGCTGCTCCTCGCCACAG GTcgatgcagcggcggcggcgccgccggggAAGGGCGGCAAGTACCGGCCCTCCTTCGCAGACGACCTCCTCCTCGCCTTCTTCCGGAGCAAGATGGTGGAG GAGGTTGGATGGGATTCCGAAAAGCCAGGGTATGCTGGGCTAATGGAGGTGACAAACCGTCTCATGGTTAAGGGAAAGAGTGCTTTGGAGACTGAGCAAGCTGCT GTCCGAGTACTACAGTCATTGTTTCCGCCTCTCTTGCTTGTTCTTTACAAAGGTCTTTTATCGCCAATTGCTAATGGTCAACTAGCTGCCATGATGCTTG CTAGAGCGACAGCACTTTCATGCCAATGGTTGATGGGCCCATGCTCAGTTAATTCAGTCACTCTGCCTGATGGAAAATCTTGGTCAAGTGGG GTGTTCGTTGAGAAATGCAAGTATCTGGAAGAGAGCAAATGCCTTGGCATTTGCATCAACACATGCAAACTACCAACTCAG ACTTTCTTCAAAGATCACATGGGCGTAGATTTGTACATGGAGCCAAATTTTGAAGATTATAGCTGCCAG TTCAACTTCGGGGTGCCACCTCCACCTCTTGATACTGACAAAGCCCTCAAGGAACCGTGCTTGGACATCTGCACAAATGCGAGACGGCGCAGAGAGCTCGGAAGAAATAGTAGCCCAGATGTTCTCAGTTGCCCCCAAGTTTGA